From the Plodia interpunctella isolate USDA-ARS_2022_Savannah chromosome 5, ilPloInte3.2, whole genome shotgun sequence genome, one window contains:
- the LOC128669971 gene encoding uncharacterized protein LOC128669971 isoform X2, whose protein sequence is MIECHFHLSGSLKMTQSTSTLSLPNLDNFDCNGDPASVGLRWQKWKRALEIYFLAANIEKPGKKRATLLHIGGLSLQEVYYNLPGAHVDDKTDVDVYAIAIDKLNSYFAPKQSRIYERYIFRLMKQEENENFERFLLKLREQAEKCQFKDKDEHLIDQITEKCRSMELRKKILEIGDSVTLDQVISKANALEVVARQLDQFKNIENPQFDKVEVNKIIAKKVNSKLSYGTRSSDSDCSRCGSKRHSSNDTNCPAKDKRCLKCGFIGHYKEQCRTAKKRRFTNNKSETVTKKPKLDSKKVDGRSEIDYIFHLDEDETIQCTIGGICVAMLIDSGSKCNVITDKTWQYLKNNKVQVSNMNKKPDKILVPYGSKDPLEIIGAFDANISTNSKCITSTLYVIKNGTRDLLGKSTAIQLGVLRIGLQINAVQANLTSEVVFPKFKGVTVQIPIDKNIKPVIQPYRRVPIPLEERVDKKLQELKDADIIEEVNEPTKWVSPMVPVLKENGEVRLSGNADLRQRESVFERRI, encoded by the exons ATGATCGAGTGTCACTTTCATCTTTCAGGTAGCCTCAAAATGACTCAAAGTACCTCAACACTATCATTGCCAAATCTAGATAATTTCGACTGCAATGGCGATCCGGCATCAGTTGGGTTACGTTGGCAAAAATGGAAAAGAGCTCttgaaatttactttttgGCTGCTAATATTGAGAAACCAGGAAAAAAACGAGCAACACTTCTTCATATTGGAGGATTATCACTTCAAGAGGTTTACTATAATCTTCCTGGTGCACACGTTGATGACAAGACAGACGTCGATGTTTATGCAATAGCCATTGATAAGCTAAATTCATATTTCGCTCCAAAACAAAGCCGAATTTATGAGAGATACATATTTCGGCTGATGAAACAAGaagaaaacgaaaattttgAGAGATTCTTATTAAAGCTACGGGAACAAGCTGAAAAATGTCAGTTCAAAGACAAAGACGAACATTTGATCGATCAAATCACAGAAAAGTGTAGATCAATGGAGTTAAGGAAGAAGATATTAGAAATTGGAGACTCTGTAACGTTAGACCAAGTAATTTCAAAAGCCAATGCATTAGAAGTGGTAGCTAGACAATTggatcaatttaaaaatatagaaaatccTCAGTTTGATAAAGTAGAAGTTAACAAGATCATCGCAAAGAAAGTAAATAGTAAACTGTCTTATGGAACACGATCTTCAGACTCGGACTGCTCCAGATGTGGCAGTAAGAGGCACTCATCTAATGATACGAATTGCCCTGCAAAAGACAAACGATGCCTAAAGTGTGGATTCATAGGCCACTACAAAGAACAATGTAGGACTGCGAAGAAGCGACGTTTTACAAACAATAAGTCAGAAACGGTAACCAAAAAACCTAAATTGGATTCGAAGAAAGTGGACGGGCGTTCTGAAATTgactatatttttcacttgGATGAGGACGAAACTATTCAGTGTACAATAGGTGGAATATGCGTAGCAATGTTGATAGATTCTGGCAgcaaatgtaatgtaattaccGATAAAACCTGGCAATACCTCAAAAATAACAAGGTTCAAGTATCTAATATGAATAAGAAACCAGACAAAATACTAGTACCTTATGGCAGTAAAGATCCATTGGAAATAATAGGTGCATTTGACGCGAACATTTCGACCAACAGTAAATGCATAACTTCTACTttgtatgttattaaaaatggcACACGCGATTTATTAGGAAAATCTACTGCCATACAACTAGGAGTTCTCCGAATTGGTCTTCAAATTAACGCTGTTCAGGCCAATTTGACTTCGGAAGTAGTCTTCCCAAAGTTCAAAGGGGTAACTGTCCAGATTccgattgataaaaatataaaacctgTCATCCAGCCGTATAGAAGAGTTCCAATTCCGTTGGAAGAGAGAGTTGACAAAAAATTGCAAGAACTAAAAGATGCTGACATCATCGAAGAAGTAAATGAACCAACTAAGTGGGTGTCTCCAATGGTCCCTGTACTCAAAGAGAATGGTGAG GTTAGGCTATCCGGCAACGCTGACTTGCGACAACGGGAGTCAGTTTTCGAgcgaagaatttaa
- the LOC128669971 gene encoding uncharacterized protein K02A2.6-like isoform X1, giving the protein MTQSTSTLSLPNLDNFDCNGDPASVGLRWQKWKRALEIYFLAANIEKPGKKRATLLHIGGLSLQEVYYNLPGAHVDDKTDVDVYAIAIDKLNSYFAPKQSRIYERYIFRLMKQEENENFERFLLKLREQAEKCQFKDKDEHLIDQITEKCRSMELRKKILEIGDSVTLDQVISKANALEVVARQLDQFKNIENPQFDKVEVNKIIAKKVNSKLSYGTRSSDSDCSRCGSKRHSSNDTNCPAKDKRCLKCGFIGHYKEQCRTAKKRRFTNNKSETVTKKPKLDSKKVDGRSEIDYIFHLDEDETIQCTIGGICVAMLIDSGSKCNVITDKTWQYLKNNKVQVSNMNKKPDKILVPYGSKDPLEIIGAFDANISTNSKCITSTLYVIKNGTRDLLGKSTAIQLGVLRIGLQINAVQANLTSEVVFPKFKGVTVQIPIDKNIKPVIQPYRRVPIPLEERVDKKLQELKDADIIEEVNEPTKWVSPMVPVLKENGEVRICVDMRRANEAIIRENHPLPTMNQLLPNFRKAQYFSKLDIKNAFHQLEIEDDCRYITTFSTSKGLFRYKRLMFGISCAPEMFQKILEKLLLGCDGTFNFIDDIIIYGSTELEHDQRLRKVLQVLKDKDVLLNENKCIFKTQKIEFLGHELSANGVKPLKKYLTAIQSSREPNTTAEIQSFLGLVNFVGKWIPNLATLTEPLRALLRLGLGKNANIERHWTSEQVKAFKSLKYSLSNIHSLGYYDASDRTQVIADASPVGLGAVLVQIGENGPRVIAYGHKSLTNCEKRYCQTEKEALALVWAVEHFKIYLFGKDFELISDHKPLETIFGRTSKPCARIERWVLRLQGYRYKIIYRPGRSNIADTISRLCNSTEAQPFDSENYINQIIDYSRPVAIPLNKIKESSATDDEILKVRNGISSNIWHESIGNYKIIQSELCFNDEILLRGTRIVIPNNLRQKVLEAAHEGHPGIVAMKARLRTKVWWPRIDKDVECVVKSCRGCTLVSNPTPPHPMKRRVLPDEPWVDVAVDFLGPLPSRDYLLILVDYYSRYKEIKVMRSITTGDTIKVLKEIFSRLGYPATLTCDNGSQFSSEEFKNYCIECGIIIYNTIPYWPQMNGEVERQNRDVLKRLKISQAEEKNWKEEIFRYLMMYNSTPHSVTGKSPSELFFKRQFRDKIPTAPDIEYRTRDTEIRDRDAEMKEKGKDYSDRKRKAAENSLEIGEKVLVKNIIKENKLTTNFSPVEHCVTNVNGGDVTVRNEETGKEYRRNIVHLKKVNDTWTVVDQNSNNEVVNK; this is encoded by the coding sequence ATGACTCAAAGTACCTCAACACTATCATTGCCAAATCTAGATAATTTCGACTGCAATGGCGATCCGGCATCAGTTGGGTTACGTTGGCAAAAATGGAAAAGAGCTCttgaaatttactttttgGCTGCTAATATTGAGAAACCAGGAAAAAAACGAGCAACACTTCTTCATATTGGAGGATTATCACTTCAAGAGGTTTACTATAATCTTCCTGGTGCACACGTTGATGACAAGACAGACGTCGATGTTTATGCAATAGCCATTGATAAGCTAAATTCATATTTCGCTCCAAAACAAAGCCGAATTTATGAGAGATACATATTTCGGCTGATGAAACAAGaagaaaacgaaaattttgAGAGATTCTTATTAAAGCTACGGGAACAAGCTGAAAAATGTCAGTTCAAAGACAAAGACGAACATTTGATCGATCAAATCACAGAAAAGTGTAGATCAATGGAGTTAAGGAAGAAGATATTAGAAATTGGAGACTCTGTAACGTTAGACCAAGTAATTTCAAAAGCCAATGCATTAGAAGTGGTAGCTAGACAATTggatcaatttaaaaatatagaaaatccTCAGTTTGATAAAGTAGAAGTTAACAAGATCATCGCAAAGAAAGTAAATAGTAAACTGTCTTATGGAACACGATCTTCAGACTCGGACTGCTCCAGATGTGGCAGTAAGAGGCACTCATCTAATGATACGAATTGCCCTGCAAAAGACAAACGATGCCTAAAGTGTGGATTCATAGGCCACTACAAAGAACAATGTAGGACTGCGAAGAAGCGACGTTTTACAAACAATAAGTCAGAAACGGTAACCAAAAAACCTAAATTGGATTCGAAGAAAGTGGACGGGCGTTCTGAAATTgactatatttttcacttgGATGAGGACGAAACTATTCAGTGTACAATAGGTGGAATATGCGTAGCAATGTTGATAGATTCTGGCAgcaaatgtaatgtaattaccGATAAAACCTGGCAATACCTCAAAAATAACAAGGTTCAAGTATCTAATATGAATAAGAAACCAGACAAAATACTAGTACCTTATGGCAGTAAAGATCCATTGGAAATAATAGGTGCATTTGACGCGAACATTTCGACCAACAGTAAATGCATAACTTCTACTttgtatgttattaaaaatggcACACGCGATTTATTAGGAAAATCTACTGCCATACAACTAGGAGTTCTCCGAATTGGTCTTCAAATTAACGCTGTTCAGGCCAATTTGACTTCGGAAGTAGTCTTCCCAAAGTTCAAAGGGGTAACTGTCCAGATTccgattgataaaaatataaaacctgTCATCCAGCCGTATAGAAGAGTTCCAATTCCGTTGGAAGAGAGAGTTGACAAAAAATTGCAAGAACTAAAAGATGCTGACATCATCGAAGAAGTAAATGAACCAACTAAGTGGGTGTCTCCAATGGTCCCTGTACTCAAAGAGAATGGTGAGGTAAGGATTTGCGTTGATATGAGACGAGCGAATGAAGCCATAATTAGAGAAAACCACCCGCTCCCGACTATGAACCAACTATTACCGAATTTTCGCAAGGCACAATACTTTTCGAAACTTGAcataaaaaatgcttttcaCCAACTAGAAATTGAAGACGACTGTAGATATATTACGACGTTCAGTACTAGCAAGggtttatttaggtataagaGGTTGATGTTTGGCATATCGTGTGCCCCAGAGATGTTTCAGAAAATCTTAGAAAAGTTATTGCTCGGTTGTGACGGTacctttaattttatagatgaCATAATTATCTATGGTTCAACAGAACTAGAACATGATCAAAGGTTACGCAAGGTGTTGCAAGTCCTAAAAGATAAAGACGTtctattaaatgaaaataaatgtatttttaaaacgcaaaaaattgaatttctcGGTCACGAACTTTCAGCTAACGGAGTTAAACccctcaaaaaatatttaacagctATCCAATCTAGTAGAGAACCAAATACTACCGCAGAGATTCAAAGTTTCCTTGGGTTAGTTAATTTTGTAGGAAAATGGATACCTAATTTAGCAACCCTTACGGAACCTTTACGAGCATTATTGCGACTGGGATTAGGAAAGAACGCAAACATAGAAAGACATTGGACATCTGAGCAGGTGAAGGCATTTAAGtctttaaaatatagcttGTCCAACATACATAGTTTAGGCTACTATGATGCTTCTGATAGAACACAAGTTATTGCGGATGCTTCACCTGTAGGTTTGGGTGCCGTACTGGTTCAAATTGGTGAAAATGGCCCAAGAGTTATTGCTTATGGCCATAAATCTCTTACGAATTGTGAAAAAAGATACtgccaaacagaaaaagaagCATTAGCATTAGTTTGGGCGGtagaacatttcaaaatttacttatttggtAAAGATTTTGAGCTCATAAGTGATCACAAACCATTGGAAACAATATTTGGACGCACATCAAAGCCTTGTGCTAGAATCGAACGGTGGGTACTAAGACTACAAGGttataggtataaaattatctaccGACCGGGTAGATCTAATATAGCTGATACTATTTCTAGACTTTGTAATTCTACCGAGGCCCAACCATTTGAtagtgaaaattatataaaccaAATAATTGATTATAGTAGACCTGTAGCAATACcgctaaataaaattaaagaatctTCTGCAACagatgatgaaattttaaaagttaggAATGGTATTTCTAGTAACATTTGGCATGAATCTAttggtaattataaaataattcaaagtgaactttgttttaatgatgaaattttaCTGCGAGGTACTAGAATAGTCATTCCTAATAATCTCCGTCAGAAGGTTTTAGAGGCAGCCCATGAAGGGCATCCTGGAATAGTTGCCATGAAGGCCCGTCTCCGAACAAAGGTGTGGTGGCCTAGAATCGATAAAGATGTTGAATGTGTAGTAAAATCTTGTCGAGGTTGTACACTCGTTTCAAATCCTACTCCACCACATCCAATGAAGAGACGAGTACTTCCTGATGAACCATGGGTCGATGTAGCGGTTGACTTTTTAGGCCCCCTTCCTAGTCGTGACTATTTACTGATACTTGTCGACTATTACAGTAGATACAAGGAGATAAAAGTAATGCGAAGTATTACTACCGGTGATACAATTAAAGTACTGAAAGAAATTTTTTCTAGGTTAGGCTATCCGGCAACGCTGACTTGCGACAACGGGAGTCAGTTTTCGAgcgaagaatttaaaaattactgtatAGAATGTGgcattattatctataacaCAATTCCATATTGGCCACAAATGAATGGAGAAGTCGAAAGGCAAAATAGAGATGTTTTGAAAAGACTCAAGATAAGCCAGGCAGAGGAAAAGAATTGGAAGGAAgaaatttttagatatttaatgATGTATAATAGTACCCCACATTCAGTTACAGGAAAATCACcttcagaattattttttaaacgtcAATTCCGTGACAAAATTCCTACTGCACCTGATATAGAATATAGGACAAGAGATACAGAAATTAGAGATAGAGATGCAGAAATGAAGGAAAAAGGGAAAGATTACAGCGATAGGAAAAGAAAAGCCGCAGAGAATAGTTTAGAAATTGGTGAGAAagttttggtaaaaaatataataaaagaaaataaattaactacaaATTTCAGCCCAGTCGAGCACTGTGTTACTAATGTCAATGGTGGTGACGTTACGGTGAGGAACGAGGAAACCGGCAAAGAATACCGCCGTAACATCGTCCACTTAAAAAAAGTGAATGATACGTGGACTGTTGTGGatcaaaatagtaataatgaagttgttaataaatag